DNA from Anaerolineae bacterium:
GGCCCCGCTGGATATCCTCCCGCTGTGGGTGCGCGCCGGCAGTATCATCCCCATGGGGCCAGAGATGGACTATGTGGACCAGAAACCGTGCGACCCGCTGACGCTGGAGCTGTATGGGCCGGCAGACGAAGGGGAGTATGTCATATTTGATGAGGAACGCCCTGCTGTTGCCGTGCGGTATCAGCGCCGGCACCATCAGCTTCTGGTGCAGGTGGGGCCGGTGCCCGGCGAGGTCATCGTCGTGCTGTACGGCGCGGCGGTGCGGCAGGCGTCGGTGAACGGCCGGCCGGCGGCCTCCGAACCCCTGGCCCAGGGAACACAGGTGCGGTTTGACGGACGCCAGGGGGCTCAGCTCCTGCTGGAGCTGGCATAGCAGGTACAGGTGAGAGTCACTTGCAAGGTGACTCTCACCCGCATTTGTTCCTCATCGGCGCGGCGGGGCTAGAGGGCGAGGCCGGCGCCTCCCCTACCCCACCGCGTCAAATGCCCAGGATCAGCTTGGCAATGCGGAAGTAAATATACAGGCCGGTGGCATCCACCATGGTCGCCATAAAGGGGCCGGAGACGATGGCCGGGTCAATCCGCAGGCGGGCGGCGAGGATGGGCAGGAGCGAACCCAGGCAGTTGGCCCAGAAGACGATGGCCACGGCGGCCGTGCCCACGGCGATGGCCAGCAGTGGATGCGACGGGTCCCAGGTGATGGCGCGGATAAACGCGGCCGCCCCCATCATCAGCCCCAGGAAGAAGCCCACGCGCGCTTCATGCCAGAAGACGCGCAGGGCATCGCGGATGCGAATCTCCCCGGTGGCCAGGCCGCGGATGATGGTGGAGGTGGTCTGGGAGCCGGCATTTCCGCCCGTGCCGATCAGCAGGGGGATGAAGAACGAGAGCGCCACCACCGTCGCCAGCTCATGCTCGAAATGCCGCAGAACCGTGCCGGTGAAGGTGTCTGCCACGAAGAGCAGGAACAGCCAGCCCATGCGTTTGCGCGCCACCTGGAACACCGAGGTGTCCAGATACGGTTTATCCAGGGGCAGGGAGCCGCCGAAGCGCTCCATATCCTCGCTCTGCTCATCCACGATGACGTCCACGATGTCATCCACGGTGATGACACCGATGAGGCGGTTGCCGGCATCCACCACGGGCAGGGCATACAGGTCATAGCGGCGCATGAGGTGCGCACACTGTTCCTGGTCCGCCTCCGCCGACACGCTGATGACATCGGTGGACATGATCTCGCCCAGGCGCTGGTCAGGTTCGGCCTTGATCAGCTCATACAGGCTGACAATCCCCTGCAGGCGGTCCTGGTCATCCACGATGAAGAGGTAATGCACCGCCTCTTCCTTTTCCGGCGACCATCGGCGCACCGCCTCCAGCGCCTGGCGCACGGTCATGCGCTCGCGCAGGGCCAGGAATTCGGAGGTCATCAGGCCGCCGGCGGTTTCATCTTTATGGAGCAAGAGCGGCCGCACGTCATCGGCATCCCGCATGCGGGCCAGCACTTCACTGGCCTGCTCCGGCTCCATATCGCCCAGCAGGTCGGCCGCCTCGTCCGTCTCCATCTCATCCACAATGTCAGACAGGGTCTCCAGCGGCAGGCGCGAGGCAATCTCCGCCGCTTCCTCATTCTCCAGCTCTTCGAGGATATCGGCGGCCTGTTCGGTCTCTAATTGGGTCAGCAGGGCTTCCTGCTGTTCGGGTTCCAGTTCGCTGAGGATGTCCGCCTGATCGGGGGGATACAGGCGTTCGATGATATCGATCGCGCCGGCCAGATCGTCGTGCTCCAGCCGGTCTCGCACGCGATCCAGAATGGTGTCCAGCACGCGCTGTTCCATCGTCGTCCTCCTTTTGCCAGGATGAGTGCACTCGAGGACGGTGAGTCCACCTTCTCCTGGCACCGGGGGAGCGAACAGCGCGTCAGGGGCCAGGGCCCATTACGGCGCGGAGAAGGTGGGCGCACCGCCCTTACGTGATGATGGGTCGTCTTCGGAAAGCGTATTGGATTCGGGTACAGCGATCACGTTCATCGTTCTCCTTCTCCGTCGCAAAAATCGTCTCACCAGGCCGGCGGAAGGGCAACAAAAAAGGCCACAGCACAGGCTGCGGCCTCGCCCTGGGCAGGCATGGACTGCGCCCGGCAGTCCCTCCCCTCCCTACGGCAGGTCGAGCTGTCCTGTCACGGCCAGAATTCGATTGTCAACGTGGTTCATCCACCCAACGTCGGCCGCCCCTATATGGGGACGACTGTCATCACTGCTGGAAGCCTTCAACGTCATCATACTCCATCAAGTTACCAACGGTTCCGCTTACCGCCGTGTTCGGCTTGTACAAAGACACCCCTCACCGCGATAGCGGGTGCATCCGGTTCAGAAACCCCTGCTCCTGTGGCGCTGGGCTGTATCGCGCTGGCTCGCCTGCGCCAACACCCTTTCCAATCTATCGTTAATGTAGCACGCACGGGCGAGATTGTCAACTTTACGCCGGCCATGTCTCCCCGACCGGCCGGCTCATTGGCCGCTACCCAGAGCGTTCCCTTTCAGTCAACACCCTGGCCGATCCCTCCGCTGCGCGCTTACCGATATATATCTGGCATACTTGACATCGGCATCAAAATATGATACCCTGTAATTAGCGCAGCAGGGTGATTTTTCTTTGGCGGCCGCTTGCATACATTGGATATACTCCGAATGGGCGGGCCGGCCACAAGCAACATTACTGCTCCAGGGAGGAAGAAGCATGCTACAGCGATTCGTGGAGTTTTTGACCCCGGAAGACGTCTCGCGCATCCATGAGCAGTCCATGCGCCTGCTGGAAGAGGTGGGGGTGGAGATGCCGGTGGAGGCCGCGCGCGAGGTGCTCCGCCGGAGCGGCGCCCGGGTCGAAGGCACACGCGTCCACCTGCCCCGCCGGCTGGTGGAGGAAAGCATCCGCCTGGCCCCCTCCCGC
Protein-coding regions in this window:
- the mgtE gene encoding magnesium transporter, whose protein sequence is MEQRVLDTILDRVRDRLEHDDLAGAIDIIERLYPPDQADILSELEPEQQEALLTQLETEQAADILEELENEEAAEIASRLPLETLSDIVDEMETDEAADLLGDMEPEQASEVLARMRDADDVRPLLLHKDETAGGLMTSEFLALRERMTVRQALEAVRRWSPEKEEAVHYLFIVDDQDRLQGIVSLYELIKAEPDQRLGEIMSTDVISVSAEADQEQCAHLMRRYDLYALPVVDAGNRLIGVITVDDIVDVIVDEQSEDMERFGGSLPLDKPYLDTSVFQVARKRMGWLFLLFVADTFTGTVLRHFEHELATVVALSFFIPLLIGTGGNAGSQTTSTIIRGLATGEIRIRDALRVFWHEARVGFFLGLMMGAAAFIRAITWDPSHPLLAIAVGTAAVAIVFWANCLGSLLPILAARLRIDPAIVSGPFMATMVDATGLYIYFRIAKLILGI